A stretch of the Tardiphaga sp. 709 genome encodes the following:
- the rpsU gene encoding 30S ribosomal protein S21 — protein MQVLVRDNNVDQALKALKKKMQREGIFREMKLRGHYEKPSEKKAREKAEAVRRARKLARKKLQREGLLPMKPKPVFGAGPGADRGGRPGAGGAGAPRPAR, from the coding sequence GTTCGCGATAATAACGTCGATCAGGCTCTCAAGGCGCTGAAGAAGAAGATGCAGCGCGAGGGTATTTTCCGCGAGATGAAGCTCCGCGGTCACTACGAAAAGCCCTCTGAGAAGAAGGCTCGCGAGAAGGCTGAGGCCGTGCGTCGCGCACGCAAGCTTGCTCGCAAGAAGCTGCAGCGCGAAGGCCTGCTGCCGATGAAGCCGAAGCCGGTGTTCGGCGCGGGTCCTGGCGCCGATCGTGGCGGCCGTCCCGGCGCTGGCGGCGCGGGCGCTCCGCGTCCGGCGCGCTAA
- a CDS encoding putative quinol monooxygenase: MPTSVKIAAILVARPGKADELKALLHGMVAPSRAEAGNLRWDIWQDQADPNRFVLDELYKDNAAVAAHRDTLHFKVYAAKISELAERSAYVLDHVEVADIRG, translated from the coding sequence ATGCCGACTTCCGTGAAGATCGCGGCGATCCTTGTCGCCCGGCCGGGTAAGGCCGATGAACTGAAAGCACTGCTCCACGGTATGGTGGCGCCCTCACGCGCGGAGGCGGGCAACCTCCGCTGGGATATCTGGCAGGATCAGGCCGATCCTAATCGCTTCGTGCTTGATGAACTATACAAGGACAACGCTGCCGTGGCCGCGCATCGTGACACGCTACATTTCAAAGTTTATGCGGCAAAGATCAGCGAGCTCGCCGAACGCAGCGCATATGTGCTCGATCACGTCGAAGTGGCTGACATTCGCGGGTGA
- a CDS encoding tetratricopeptide repeat protein — translation MECPVRESPFRFGARGLTAIALVVAGLCSTGCSFNLSSLTPGSDKDEPKTTALAPPSPTNSGKTNPQDAQIHAARAQALAQSGKPDDALLALNQAIDLDPHSAQIFYQRGLLYQSEKKYEFAIADFTSANGLTPQQADPLLGRAQCYLALGKHQEAAADLDEASQVAPGNAQVWLTRGATYEKLGDRAKAADSYSRAVALRPKDDAARSGLARMGGRAG, via the coding sequence ATGGAATGTCCCGTCCGCGAGTCCCCGTTCCGCTTCGGCGCCCGCGGCCTTACCGCGATTGCCCTTGTCGTTGCGGGTCTGTGCAGCACCGGATGCTCATTCAACCTGTCGTCACTAACACCGGGTTCTGACAAGGACGAACCGAAGACAACGGCCCTGGCGCCCCCGTCGCCCACGAATTCCGGCAAGACCAATCCGCAGGATGCGCAGATCCACGCTGCACGCGCGCAGGCGCTCGCACAGTCCGGTAAACCCGATGACGCGCTGCTCGCCTTGAATCAGGCAATCGACCTCGATCCGCACAGTGCGCAGATCTTCTACCAACGCGGGCTGCTCTATCAGTCCGAGAAGAAATATGAATTCGCCATTGCGGATTTTACGTCAGCCAACGGCTTGACACCGCAGCAGGCGGATCCCCTGCTCGGCCGCGCGCAATGCTATCTCGCCCTCGGCAAACACCAGGAAGCCGCAGCGGATCTCGACGAGGCTTCGCAGGTGGCACCGGGCAATGCCCAGGTCTGGCTGACCCGCGGCGCGACCTATGAGAAGCTTGGCGACAGGGCCAAGGCTGCAGATTCCTACAGCCGCGCGGTCGCGCTGCGCCCGAAGGACGATGCAGCGCGGAGCGGCCTCGCGCGGATGGGTGGAAGGGCGGGTTAA